GGGCGCGCCGTCAGCGAACACCTTCACCGCCTCGAGAACATCCGCCGTGGCCGCGCGGGCGTCGCTGGGCGGCGATTCGGCGAACACATCGTAGAGACGGTCGAGCTCGAACTGTTCGCCTTCCTCGTTTTCCGCCTCGGTCACGCCATCGCTGTAGAGAATGGCCGAATCGCCCGGCGCAAGCGTGATCGCATTCTCCTGAAAGGCGATGTCGGGGAAGATGCCCAGCGCGATCCCGTCAGTCGTCGGCAACAGGCTGGGCGTGCCGTCGGCCCGGAAAATCACCGGCGGATTGTGTCCGCCGTTGGCATAGACGAATTCCCCCGTGGCCGGATCGAATACGCCGAGAAACAGCGTGACGAACATCGCCGTGTCGTTGTTCTCGCACAGCAGCTGGTTGACTTCGCGCAGGATTTTCGACGGATCGGACTGGCCGATCGCGGCGCCCCTGAGCAGGGTCCGGCTCGACATCATGAACATCGCCGCCGGGATTCCCTTTCCGGATACGTCGGCTACCGCCAGGCCGATGCGACCGCCTTCCATCGGCATCAGGTCGAAAAAATCGCCGCCGACGTCGCGCGCCGCCTCCATGCTGGCAAAGACCTGATACTG
The sequence above is a segment of the Rhodospirillaceae bacterium genome. Coding sequences within it:
- a CDS encoding SpoIIE family protein phosphatase: MDDEPDVERLVRQRMRREIRAGEYEFVFAGNGVEALRELREHQDIDMVLSDINMPEMDGLTLLEQIPSVDPNVRSVVVSAYGDMKNIRTAMNRGAFDFVTKPIDFDDLRITISRTLETIELWRSALESRDKLVVLENELSLANRMQQSILPTSFPETDQYQVFASMEAARDVGGDFFDLMPMEGGRIGLAVADVSGKGIPAAMFMMSSRTLLRGAAIGQSDPSKILREVNQLLCENNDTAMFVTLFLGVFDPATGEFVYANGGHNPPVIFRADGTPSLLPTTDGIALGIFPDIAFQENAITLAPGDSAILYSDGVTEAENEEGEQFELDRLYDVFAESPPSDARAATADVLEAVKVFADGAPQFDDITCLILRRGEGAE